The Labrenzia sp. CE80 genome window below encodes:
- the rpmB gene encoding 50S ribosomal protein L28 produces MARRCELSGKDVMTGNNVSHANNRSRRRFLPNLCVVSLMSETLGESFQLRISAHALRSVEHRGGLDAYLAKASSDQLSLKARRIKTSIKRQQAAAVAA; encoded by the coding sequence ATGGCACGCCGTTGCGAACTTTCCGGCAAAGACGTGATGACGGGTAACAACGTCTCGCACGCCAACAACCGTTCCCGCCGCCGCTTCCTGCCGAACCTGTGCGTCGTTTCTCTGATGAGCGAGACACTGGGCGAGTCATTTCAGCTGCGCATCAGTGCGCATGCCCTGCGCTCTGTTGAGCACCGCGGTGGTCTTGATGCGTACCTTGCAAAGGCGTCATCCGATCAGCTCTCCTTGAAGGCGCGTCGGATCAAGACAAGCATCAAGCGTCAGCAGGCTGCTGCAGTCGCGGCCTAG
- a CDS encoding esterase-like activity of phytase family protein, which yields MAEGGRRLRALAAAALGCCLLLPFPAADAENLSLLEAAKPVQVKTKPFNRFQIGRDLHTFGPLTFLGGLELISADRNVGGLSGLLSLDSGNQILAITDNGLWFAADIKQSQDGTPLDVTNARYTPMLNRSGKTLRAAWQHDTEAIAIDGDSLLVTAERANDIFRFPWPLTTGKERMIEELAVSAQIKALRGSKGLEALAMAPDGSRLQGTALAIAERGPSGSDSIPAFLLKDGHQEMLSVARSDRYDVTDATFLPSGDLLLLERRFNLRDLVGMRIRLIQDANILPGARLEGQVLLEADYGYQIDNMEGLAVHQSGSGDTILTLLSDNNRSLLQRTLLLRFKMDRL from the coding sequence ATGGCAGAAGGCGGCCGGCGCTTGCGTGCGCTCGCCGCCGCTGCGCTCGGCTGTTGTCTCCTGCTGCCATTCCCGGCTGCCGATGCCGAGAACTTGTCCCTTCTTGAGGCTGCCAAGCCTGTTCAAGTCAAGACCAAACCCTTTAACCGTTTTCAGATCGGCCGGGACCTCCACACCTTCGGCCCGCTCACATTTCTGGGTGGACTGGAGTTGATTTCCGCCGATCGCAACGTCGGTGGCTTGTCAGGGCTTTTGAGCCTGGACAGCGGCAATCAGATCCTCGCCATCACGGACAACGGCCTCTGGTTCGCAGCCGACATCAAGCAGAGCCAGGACGGAACCCCGCTCGACGTCACAAATGCCCGTTACACGCCGATGCTCAACCGCAGCGGCAAGACCCTGCGTGCTGCCTGGCAGCACGACACGGAAGCCATCGCTATCGATGGAGACAGCCTTCTGGTCACGGCGGAACGGGCCAACGACATCTTCCGCTTCCCCTGGCCGCTGACCACCGGCAAGGAACGGATGATCGAAGAGCTGGCAGTCTCGGCCCAGATAAAGGCATTGCGCGGCAGCAAGGGGCTTGAGGCCCTGGCCATGGCGCCTGATGGATCGCGCCTTCAGGGAACCGCTCTGGCCATTGCCGAGCGCGGCCCGAGCGGCAGCGACAGCATCCCCGCGTTTCTGCTCAAGGACGGTCATCAGGAGATGCTCTCGGTGGCACGGTCGGACCGCTATGACGTGACCGACGCAACCTTCCTCCCCTCTGGCGATCTGCTGCTGCTGGAACGGCGCTTTAATCTGCGCGATCTGGTCGGCATGCGCATACGTCTCATTCAGGACGCAAATATTCTGCCCGGTGCACGGCTTGAGGGGCAGGTCCTGCTGGAGGCCGACTACGGCTACCAGATCGACAATATGGAGGGCCTGGCCGTCCATCAGAGCGGAAGTGGTGACACGATCCTGACGCTATTGTCAGACAACAACCGGTCGCTCTTGCAAAGAACGCTACTGTTGCGCTTCAAAATGGATCGTCTCTGA
- the cobT gene encoding cobaltochelatase subunit CobT codes for MAGPGSNSNPSGKSTPSTEPFKQSVTGTIRAIAGEPELEIIFSGDRPGLSGATARLPEPSRKPTAGEVAVTRGLGDSMALKIACHDAKLHARRAPSGPEARAIFEAVEQARCDAVGSIRMEGVADNISAMLDDRYKKANAPEVVSREEAPLQDAIALMVRERLTGAPPPPSATKLVDMWRGWIEEKAGKDLDLLTTRVEDQESFAKQVHQLLTSLEMADEIGDQDQDDDPNQSEDEGNNDEAEAGGDSEEDTGEQEAAPQEMEMSGEEQDAGEQDAADSEMEDFSEDDMADASEDAGESDRQDMPFSNRAPTSDYKVFTTQFDETVTAEDLCDIAELDRLRGFLDKQLTNLQGAVARLANRLQRKLMAQQNRSWDFDLEEGILDTARLTRAVTDPTAPLAFKQERDTNFRDTVVTLLIDNSGSMRGRPITVAATCADILARTLERCGVKVEILGFTTKAWKGGQSREAWLGAGKPATPGRLNDLRHIIYKSADAPWRRSRRNLGLMMREGLLKENIDGEALTWAHERLLGRPEQRRILMMISDGAPVDDCTLSVNPGNYLERHLRHVIEEIEGRSPVELIAIGIGHDVTRYYKRAVTIVDAEELAGAMTDQLADLFDDEVPEAPVRGRRKKRAGGRR; via the coding sequence ATGGCAGGGCCGGGCAGCAACTCAAATCCAAGCGGCAAGTCGACGCCGTCGACGGAACCGTTCAAGCAATCGGTTACCGGAACAATCCGGGCGATTGCCGGTGAGCCGGAGCTGGAGATCATCTTCTCCGGCGACCGTCCCGGACTGTCCGGAGCAACCGCGCGTCTGCCTGAGCCATCTCGCAAACCAACGGCCGGTGAAGTTGCGGTGACCCGCGGCCTTGGCGATTCAATGGCCCTGAAGATTGCTTGCCACGATGCCAAACTGCACGCCCGCAGGGCACCTTCCGGTCCCGAAGCCCGCGCCATCTTCGAGGCCGTCGAACAGGCCCGTTGCGATGCCGTTGGGTCAATCCGCATGGAAGGTGTGGCAGACAACATCTCCGCCATGCTCGACGACCGCTACAAGAAGGCCAATGCACCCGAAGTGGTGAGCCGGGAGGAAGCGCCGCTTCAGGACGCCATCGCCTTGATGGTCCGCGAGCGCCTGACCGGCGCACCGCCGCCGCCGAGCGCTACCAAACTGGTCGATATGTGGCGTGGCTGGATCGAGGAAAAGGCCGGCAAGGACCTCGATCTTCTGACCACACGCGTTGAAGATCAGGAAAGCTTTGCCAAACAGGTCCATCAACTGCTGACTTCCCTCGAAATGGCCGATGAAATCGGCGATCAGGATCAAGATGACGATCCGAACCAGAGCGAGGATGAAGGCAACAACGACGAGGCTGAAGCCGGCGGTGACAGCGAAGAGGACACCGGCGAACAGGAAGCGGCTCCCCAGGAAATGGAGATGTCGGGAGAAGAACAGGACGCGGGCGAGCAAGATGCTGCCGACAGCGAAATGGAAGACTTCTCAGAAGACGATATGGCCGACGCCTCGGAAGACGCTGGCGAAAGCGATCGGCAGGACATGCCGTTCTCCAACCGCGCGCCCACGTCCGACTACAAGGTCTTCACCACCCAGTTCGACGAGACGGTCACTGCAGAAGACCTCTGCGACATCGCGGAACTGGACCGGTTGCGCGGCTTCCTCGACAAGCAGCTGACCAACCTTCAAGGCGCAGTTGCACGACTTGCAAACCGCTTGCAGCGCAAGTTGATGGCACAGCAGAACCGTTCCTGGGATTTCGACCTGGAAGAGGGTATCCTCGACACCGCGCGTCTGACTCGCGCGGTCACCGACCCGACGGCCCCACTCGCCTTCAAGCAGGAGCGAGACACGAACTTCCGCGACACAGTCGTCACGCTACTGATCGACAACTCCGGCTCCATGCGCGGTCGGCCAATCACCGTGGCCGCCACCTGCGCCGACATCCTCGCCCGCACCCTTGAGCGCTGCGGCGTCAAGGTGGAGATCCTCGGCTTCACCACAAAAGCGTGGAAGGGCGGACAATCCCGGGAAGCCTGGCTTGGCGCCGGCAAACCCGCAACGCCCGGACGTTTGAATGATCTGCGCCACATCATCTACAAATCCGCCGACGCCCCCTGGCGCCGATCGCGCCGCAACCTTGGCCTGATGATGCGAGAAGGGTTGCTTAAGGAAAACATCGACGGCGAAGCCCTGACTTGGGCTCACGAGCGTCTTCTGGGTCGCCCGGAACAACGCCGCATCCTCATGATGATTTCCGACGGCGCACCGGTCGATGATTGCACCTTGTCGGTCAATCCGGGCAACTATCTCGAGCGCCACCTGCGTCATGTCATCGAGGAAATTGAAGGCCGTTCTCCAGTCGAGCTGATTGCAATCGGCATCGGCCACGATGTGACCCGCTATTACAAGCGCGCCGTGACAATTGTCGATGCCGAGGAACTGGCCGGTGCGATGACGGATCAGTTGGCTGATCTCTTTGACGACGAGGTTCCCGAGGCGCCAGTGCGCGGCCGAAGAAAAAAACGCGCCGGAGGACGGCGCTGA
- a CDS encoding LysE family translocator, with protein sequence METINYPLIFSVALLALATPGPATLAIAGTSMASGRKYGLALACGILCGSLTWSIAAALGLATLMLTHAWVLEIVRYIGAAYLMFLALKSARAAFSAAEKQVNPIQVRSCSSAFRRGYALNLTNPKTILFFGSLYSVGVPSNSSFAELLPVIVMLGLMNAAAFLAYGWLFAVPTLRSGYARLHRWFNGLFAIVFGGIGLRLLTARLI encoded by the coding sequence ATGGAAACGATCAATTATCCTTTGATTTTCAGCGTTGCCCTCCTCGCACTCGCCACGCCCGGACCGGCAACCTTGGCGATCGCGGGAACATCCATGGCGTCAGGGCGCAAATACGGGTTGGCTCTTGCGTGCGGCATTTTATGCGGCTCGCTCACCTGGTCGATTGCGGCAGCTCTTGGACTGGCAACTTTGATGTTGACCCATGCATGGGTGCTGGAAATCGTTCGCTACATCGGCGCGGCATACCTGATGTTTCTAGCTCTCAAGTCGGCAAGGGCCGCTTTTTCCGCCGCTGAAAAGCAAGTCAATCCTATTCAAGTACGTTCTTGTAGCTCTGCATTTCGCAGAGGATATGCCCTGAATCTTACCAACCCAAAGACCATCCTCTTCTTTGGATCGCTCTATTCCGTTGGCGTGCCATCCAACTCGAGTTTTGCCGAGCTTCTTCCCGTCATCGTGATGCTCGGCCTGATGAATGCAGCTGCGTTTTTGGCATATGGCTGGCTTTTCGCTGTTCCCACACTTCGGAGCGGCTATGCTCGTCTGCACCGCTGGTTCAATGGGTTGTTTGCGATTGTCTTCGGCGGTATTGGATTGCGCCTGCTGACCGCCCGCCTGATCTAA
- a CDS encoding acetyl-CoA carboxylase carboxyltransferase subunit alpha produces the protein MHSYLEFEKPVADIEGKIQELRALAADGEAVNIEDEIKRLDTKSSQTLKDLYSKLTPWQKTMVARHPDRPHAADYISGLIEDFTPLAGDRNFAEDHALIAGLGRFRGQSVAILAQEKGSDTQSRLKHNFGMARPEGYRKAVRIMDMAERFNIPVLSLVDTAGAYPGVGAEERGQAEAIARSTDKGLGLGTPSISLIIGEGGSGGAIAIATANKVLMLEHAIYSVISPEGAASILWRDSARAQDAATNMKVTAQDLLQLKVIDGIVEEPVGGAHRARETVIDRAGSAIETVLAELSKLTPEEIRKQRREKFLDIGRTLS, from the coding sequence ATGCACAGCTATTTGGAATTTGAAAAACCCGTCGCGGACATCGAAGGCAAGATCCAAGAGCTTCGCGCTCTGGCGGCCGATGGCGAGGCCGTGAACATCGAGGATGAAATCAAGCGGCTGGACACCAAGTCGTCGCAGACGCTCAAAGACCTCTATTCCAAGCTGACCCCCTGGCAGAAAACCATGGTCGCCCGGCATCCTGACCGTCCGCATGCGGCCGACTATATCTCCGGGTTGATCGAGGACTTCACACCGCTGGCCGGTGACCGGAATTTTGCCGAAGATCACGCCTTGATCGCCGGCCTCGGCCGTTTCCGCGGCCAGTCGGTTGCGATTCTCGCCCAGGAAAAGGGTTCAGACACCCAGTCCCGCCTGAAGCACAATTTCGGCATGGCCCGTCCAGAAGGCTACCGCAAGGCAGTGCGCATCATGGATATGGCTGAGCGTTTCAACATTCCCGTTCTGTCGCTGGTGGACACCGCCGGCGCCTATCCAGGCGTCGGCGCTGAAGAGCGTGGGCAGGCTGAAGCGATCGCCCGTTCGACAGACAAGGGTCTCGGACTAGGCACGCCGTCCATCTCACTCATCATCGGCGAAGGTGGATCGGGCGGCGCAATTGCAATTGCCACCGCCAACAAGGTGCTGATGCTCGAGCATGCAATCTACTCGGTCATTTCTCCCGAGGGAGCAGCGTCCATCCTGTGGCGTGACAGCGCGAGGGCGCAGGACGCGGCGACCAACATGAAAGTGACTGCGCAGGATCTTCTGCAGCTGAAGGTCATCGACGGCATTGTCGAAGAACCAGTCGGCGGCGCCCATCGTGCCCGCGAGACGGTGATTGATCGTGCGGGCTCCGCCATCGAGACCGTCCTTGCAGAGCTCTCCAAGCTCACCCCGGAAGAGATCCGCAAGCAGCGCCGCGAGAAATTCCTCGACATCGGACGCACCCTGTCCTGA
- a CDS encoding DUF3108 domain-containing protein, with translation MSGFRSFGLFVALPFLASALVAAPAAAKKNSVGGLYNISIAGFTVGRGSLSLMLQGNAYSAKVGLEPAGIGTLFSTGKGGAEASGWLVGSRVVPSRYQMASHAANRDFYVALKQGSGHIRNMEVTPQFKPNKERIKVTGRHRKNAMDPLSAALMPVRDGKDALGPEACKRKLPVFDGWTRFDIKLSYKGTKEVSGKGYDGKVVICKAQWVPVAGHRPSKKSVKHMAKAGMEAWLAPMGRDNVLIPYRISIDTASGRLVVQASKLNIGGDGGDSAAR, from the coding sequence GTGTCTGGTTTTAGATCATTTGGGCTATTTGTTGCTCTGCCATTTCTGGCAAGCGCTCTTGTTGCAGCTCCGGCCGCCGCCAAGAAAAACAGCGTTGGCGGTCTCTATAATATTTCGATCGCCGGTTTCACGGTCGGGCGGGGCAGCCTGTCACTCATGCTGCAAGGCAACGCCTATTCCGCCAAGGTCGGGCTGGAGCCCGCCGGCATCGGCACGCTTTTCTCCACAGGCAAGGGCGGCGCGGAAGCCTCCGGCTGGCTGGTCGGATCGAGAGTCGTTCCATCGCGCTACCAGATGGCCTCCCACGCTGCGAACCGCGATTTCTATGTCGCGTTAAAGCAAGGGTCCGGACACATCCGGAACATGGAAGTCACACCGCAGTTCAAGCCGAACAAGGAGCGCATCAAGGTCACGGGCCGTCATCGTAAGAATGCAATGGACCCCTTGAGCGCAGCCTTGATGCCGGTGCGCGACGGCAAGGACGCCCTTGGGCCCGAGGCCTGCAAGCGCAAGTTGCCGGTTTTTGACGGCTGGACACGTTTCGACATCAAGCTGAGCTACAAGGGCACGAAGGAAGTTTCCGGCAAAGGCTATGATGGCAAGGTCGTGATCTGCAAGGCGCAGTGGGTTCCCGTTGCCGGCCACCGCCCGTCGAAAAAGTCAGTCAAACACATGGCCAAGGCCGGAATGGAAGCCTGGCTCGCCCCCATGGGCCGTGATAATGTGCTGATCCCTTACCGGATTTCCATCGACACCGCCTCCGGGCGGCTGGTGGTTCAAGCGTCCAAACTCAACATTGGCGGCGACGGCGGCGATAGCGCGGCACGCTGA
- the pdxY gene encoding pyridoxal kinase encodes MTSMPGSQESSKPAILVITSQVVRGGISGRGLVFALERLGHPVWFLPTILLPWHPGQGAGTRVTAPAADFSAIVADLVNSPKLNEIGGIVTGYLGNAEQSAPIAKLIKAVKEASPDALYVCDPVMGDHFDGERSGLYVPKSTAEAIRDDLVPMADIVTPNCFELGWLTGRDVATELQALSAARDLGNDRVLVTSSPAMRRNSIANLLVMRRGALAAEHATVPNPPNGTGDLMAGLFLVRLLEGMQDEQALVRAAGSTFEMVARSVKKGADELLIAEEQMTLGRPMALVSSRRVLEATGRA; translated from the coding sequence ATGACATCGATGCCTGGCTCGCAGGAGAGTTCCAAACCTGCCATTCTCGTGATCACATCCCAGGTCGTGCGCGGCGGGATCAGTGGGCGCGGGCTGGTTTTTGCGCTTGAGAGGCTAGGCCATCCGGTCTGGTTTCTGCCGACGATCCTTCTGCCCTGGCACCCAGGACAAGGCGCGGGTACAAGGGTTACTGCGCCTGCGGCCGACTTTTCCGCGATCGTGGCGGATCTTGTGAATTCGCCAAAGCTTAATGAGATTGGCGGGATCGTCACGGGCTATCTAGGTAATGCCGAGCAGTCCGCTCCGATTGCGAAGCTGATCAAAGCGGTCAAAGAGGCCTCACCGGACGCGCTTTATGTCTGCGATCCGGTGATGGGCGATCATTTTGACGGCGAGCGCAGCGGCCTTTACGTGCCCAAATCCACTGCGGAGGCGATCCGCGATGACCTGGTGCCGATGGCCGATATCGTCACGCCGAACTGCTTCGAGCTGGGGTGGCTGACGGGCCGCGATGTTGCGACCGAGCTTCAGGCCCTGTCAGCGGCGCGGGATCTGGGCAACGACCGGGTTCTGGTGACATCTTCTCCGGCCATGCGCCGAAACTCCATTGCGAACCTGCTGGTCATGCGCCGTGGCGCGCTGGCGGCTGAGCATGCGACCGTGCCAAATCCGCCAAATGGTACCGGTGACCTGATGGCAGGGCTCTTTCTGGTTCGCCTGCTGGAAGGCATGCAGGATGAACAGGCGCTTGTGCGTGCGGCCGGGTCGACCTTTGAGATGGTTGCGCGCAGCGTGAAGAAGGGTGCTGATGAGCTGCTCATCGCCGAAGAGCAGATGACGCTGGGCCGGCCCATGGCCCTTGTCTCCAGTCGGCGGGTTCTTGAAGCAACGGGCCGTGCCTGA
- a CDS encoding DUF429 domain-containing protein translates to MPDPGEIRVAGADGCKAGWVVVSSGPEDQGPHQLEVFETFSALLAHQPEFAIVAVDMPIGLPDHIGPRGRGSEQAARKHLGQRQSSVFAVPSRAAVYTADYFEACVVAQETSDPPKKVSKQCFYLFPKIREIDAVMTADLEERIFEVHPELAFWRLNDEAPMSLPKKIKSRPNGPGLDQRRDLLVSHGFDKAFLDQVPPRGIGRDDLLDAAANCLIASRIAAGRAEPFPSDYRRDGKGLRMAIWA, encoded by the coding sequence GTGCCTGACCCTGGAGAAATTCGAGTTGCTGGAGCCGACGGCTGCAAGGCCGGTTGGGTTGTTGTTTCGTCTGGTCCGGAAGATCAAGGACCCCACCAGTTGGAGGTTTTTGAAACGTTCTCGGCGTTGCTCGCGCACCAGCCTGAATTTGCGATTGTCGCGGTCGATATGCCGATTGGTCTGCCTGACCACATCGGGCCACGAGGACGTGGATCGGAACAGGCGGCGCGCAAACACCTCGGCCAACGCCAGTCTTCGGTCTTCGCGGTGCCATCTCGGGCGGCCGTCTATACGGCTGACTACTTCGAGGCCTGCGTTGTCGCTCAGGAAACGTCAGACCCGCCGAAGAAGGTCTCCAAACAGTGTTTTTATCTCTTTCCGAAAATTCGTGAGATCGACGCAGTGATGACGGCGGATCTGGAAGAACGGATCTTTGAAGTTCACCCGGAACTCGCCTTTTGGCGCTTGAATGACGAAGCGCCCATGAGCTTGCCGAAGAAAATCAAGAGCCGTCCCAATGGACCTGGTCTGGATCAACGCCGGGATCTTCTTGTGTCTCACGGTTTTGACAAGGCATTTCTGGATCAGGTGCCGCCGAGGGGCATCGGCAGGGATGATCTTCTTGATGCTGCCGCCAATTGCCTGATCGCCTCACGAATTGCCGCGGGAAGGGCGGAGCCGTTCCCGAGCGACTATCGGCGCGATGGCAAAGGCCTCAGAATGGCGATCTGGGCCTGA
- a CDS encoding murein L,D-transpeptidase family protein, translating into MFSRLAQPSFLRVRNLGGALLVAGVLAGCQADELGYGPKAQRPVSSDIKRKITDLNMSKTSPILIRIFKEENTLEVWKEKRNGRFALLEEFEICKWSGKLGPKFKEGDRQAPEGFYEITPGLMNPNSSYHLAFNLGFPNSYDRSHGRTGSHLMVHGACSSRGCYAMTDAQVQDIYALARDSFKGGQRSFQVQAYPFEMTPENMAKHRNSEHMEFWRMLKTGYDHFELTQVPPKVSVCEKKYVFDATPLVEGIPFRASAKCPDYQVSPRLQQLVSKKQSKDDQKYEQIVARLDAREERQKRWEERQTKIANVIGGGTQAAEDIPTSATETQTASTPAALGAITPKPATGETSVETAFAPSVAKPSTTSSFFKRWVPFGNKAEDDTPSPEVGEISTELVPASKP; encoded by the coding sequence ATGTTTTCAAGACTGGCGCAGCCGTCTTTCCTGCGCGTCCGCAATCTGGGCGGCGCACTTCTTGTCGCCGGTGTTCTCGCAGGATGTCAGGCTGACGAGCTTGGCTATGGACCTAAGGCCCAACGGCCGGTTTCCAGCGACATCAAGCGCAAGATCACCGATCTGAACATGAGCAAGACGTCGCCGATCCTCATCCGGATCTTCAAGGAAGAGAACACGCTCGAGGTCTGGAAGGAAAAGCGCAACGGCAGGTTCGCGCTCCTGGAAGAATTCGAGATCTGCAAATGGTCGGGCAAGCTTGGGCCGAAGTTCAAGGAAGGCGACCGGCAGGCGCCAGAAGGCTTCTACGAGATCACCCCCGGCTTGATGAACCCGAACTCGAGCTATCATCTGGCTTTCAACCTGGGCTTTCCCAACAGCTACGACCGGTCTCATGGCCGTACCGGTTCACACCTGATGGTGCATGGCGCCTGTTCGTCACGTGGCTGCTACGCAATGACCGACGCCCAGGTGCAGGACATCTACGCCTTGGCCCGCGACAGCTTCAAGGGTGGCCAGCGTTCTTTCCAGGTCCAAGCCTATCCGTTCGAAATGACACCGGAAAACATGGCCAAGCATCGCAACAGCGAGCACATGGAATTCTGGCGCATGCTCAAGACTGGCTATGACCACTTTGAATTGACCCAGGTGCCGCCGAAAGTATCCGTGTGCGAGAAGAAATATGTCTTCGACGCCACCCCGCTTGTTGAAGGCATCCCGTTCCGCGCATCTGCGAAATGCCCTGACTACCAGGTGTCACCACGCTTGCAGCAGCTGGTCAGCAAGAAGCAAAGCAAGGACGATCAGAAATACGAACAGATCGTTGCCCGCCTGGATGCCCGTGAAGAGCGTCAGAAGCGCTGGGAAGAACGGCAGACGAAAATTGCCAATGTGATCGGTGGTGGAACTCAGGCAGCTGAGGATATCCCGACCTCAGCCACCGAGACGCAGACGGCCTCTACGCCCGCCGCCCTCGGTGCAATCACTCCAAAGCCGGCAACCGGCGAAACATCGGTCGAGACCGCTTTCGCGCCGAGCGTTGCCAAGCCGAGCACGACCAGCTCTTTCTTCAAGCGTTGGGTGCCATTTGGAAACAAGGCTGAAGACGACACCCCGTCGCCGGAAGTCGGCGAGATTTCAACCGAGCTCGTCCCAGCCTCCAAGCCCTGA
- the ispG gene encoding flavodoxin-dependent (E)-4-hydroxy-3-methylbut-2-enyl-diphosphate synthase, with protein MIDNFAKQLPRRRSVPVKVGNVTVGGDAPIVVQSMTNTDTADADATVAQVAALARAGSEIVRITVDRPEAAAQVARIKDRLDRIGIDVPLVGDFHYIGHKLLTDYPDCAAALDKYRINPGNVGFKAKRDTQFSQIIDIAQKHDKAVRIGVNWGSLDQELLTRLMDENSTSDKPVSAAAVMREAIIQSGLLSGERAEALGMARDKVILSAKVSQVQDLIAVYADLARRCDYALHLGLTEAGMGTKGIVSSAASMGILLQQGIGDTIRVSLTPEPGGDRTREVQVAQELLQVMGFRAFVPVVAACPGCGRTTSTVFQELASDIQDHIRVSMPGWREQYPGVENLNVAVMGCIVNGPGESKHADIGISLPGTGETPSAPVFVDGEKVTTLRGDDIADDFKKMVLDYIENRYGKGAMSPSSADIA; from the coding sequence ATGATCGACAATTTCGCAAAGCAGTTGCCGCGTCGGCGGTCCGTACCGGTGAAGGTCGGCAACGTCACGGTTGGCGGCGACGCGCCAATCGTCGTGCAGTCGATGACCAACACGGATACGGCGGACGCGGATGCGACTGTTGCCCAGGTTGCAGCGCTGGCGCGCGCCGGGTCGGAGATCGTCCGCATTACGGTCGACCGACCGGAAGCTGCGGCCCAGGTCGCGCGCATCAAGGACCGGCTGGATCGGATCGGCATTGATGTACCGTTGGTTGGCGATTTCCACTACATTGGCCACAAGCTGCTGACCGACTATCCCGATTGCGCGGCCGCTCTCGACAAATACCGGATCAATCCAGGCAATGTCGGCTTCAAGGCGAAGCGCGACACGCAGTTTTCGCAGATCATCGATATCGCCCAGAAGCACGACAAGGCCGTTCGGATTGGCGTCAACTGGGGGTCACTGGATCAGGAGCTTCTGACGCGCCTGATGGATGAGAATTCCACCAGCGACAAACCGGTTTCCGCAGCTGCGGTCATGCGCGAAGCGATCATCCAGTCCGGACTTCTGTCGGGTGAACGGGCCGAGGCCCTGGGCATGGCGCGCGACAAGGTCATTCTGTCGGCCAAGGTGAGTCAGGTGCAGGATCTGATTGCGGTCTACGCAGACTTGGCGCGACGGTGCGACTATGCGCTGCACTTGGGCCTGACGGAAGCGGGCATGGGCACCAAGGGTATCGTCTCATCCGCCGCTTCCATGGGAATTTTGCTTCAGCAGGGCATTGGAGACACGATCCGTGTTTCACTGACGCCAGAGCCCGGCGGCGATCGCACCCGTGAGGTGCAGGTTGCCCAGGAGCTTCTGCAGGTCATGGGGTTCCGGGCATTTGTGCCGGTGGTTGCCGCTTGCCCGGGGTGCGGGCGGACGACGTCGACGGTCTTCCAGGAACTGGCCAGCGACATTCAGGATCACATCCGGGTGTCGATGCCGGGGTGGCGTGAGCAATATCCCGGGGTCGAGAATCTCAATGTTGCTGTCATGGGCTGCATCGTGAATGGTCCTGGAGAATCCAAGCACGCGGATATCGGGATTTCTCTGCCCGGCACCGGTGAGACGCCATCTGCTCCGGTTTTTGTCGATGGTGAGAAGGTCACCACACTGCGGGGCGACGATATCGCGGACGATTTCAAGAAAATGGTGCTTGATTACATCGAGAACCGCTATGGAAAGGGGGCGATGAGTCCTTCTTCCGCCGACATTGCCTGA
- a CDS encoding queuosine precursor transporter: MTDSRSFSVARLAIATLAMASVVVASNFLVQFPVQGMFGAVNLADILTWGAFTYPAAFLVTDLTNRRFGPNAARFVVVVGFLVAVLLSIWLATPRIAIASGSAFLVAQLLDVTVFDRLRRATWWKAPIVSSLLGSIVDTVLFFSLAFAAIFSATFGYHDDFAAEVAPLFGVFALEAPRWVSWALGDFAVKILVAVALLAPYRIVLSFLQPEPNGSAA; this comes from the coding sequence ATGACAGATTCCCGGAGTTTCTCCGTGGCCCGACTCGCCATCGCGACCCTCGCGATGGCGTCTGTCGTTGTCGCCTCCAATTTTCTGGTTCAGTTCCCGGTTCAGGGAATGTTTGGCGCGGTCAATCTCGCCGACATTCTGACCTGGGGTGCCTTTACCTATCCCGCGGCTTTCCTGGTGACCGATCTGACCAATCGCCGGTTCGGGCCCAATGCCGCGCGGTTCGTTGTGGTTGTTGGTTTCCTGGTCGCCGTTCTGCTGTCGATCTGGCTGGCCACGCCGCGGATCGCAATTGCTTCGGGTTCGGCGTTTCTGGTGGCTCAGCTACTTGATGTGACCGTCTTCGACCGGTTGCGCCGTGCGACCTGGTGGAAAGCACCGATTGTTTCCTCCCTGCTGGGATCGATCGTGGACACTGTGCTGTTCTTCTCTCTGGCTTTTGCCGCGATCTTCTCGGCCACGTTCGGATATCACGACGATTTCGCCGCAGAAGTGGCGCCGCTGTTTGGCGTGTTTGCGCTGGAGGCGCCGCGTTGGGTGTCCTGGGCGCTGGGTGACTTCGCAGTGAAGATCCTCGTCGCCGTTGCGCTTCTCGCGCCGTACCGGATTGTTCTGAGCTTTCTGCAGCCAGAACCGAACGGATCTGCGGCATAA